From the genome of Effusibacillus lacus, one region includes:
- the moaA gene encoding GTP 3',8-cyclase MoaA: protein MEPLAVVPYTVNRTLTDKFGRVHDYLRISLTDRCNLRCVYCMPEEGMQFMENDKHLTFDEIEAVVRMAAKLGVRRLRLTGGEPLVRPNVEKLVSRLSAIPGIEDIALTTNGIFLAQKAEKLRKAGVTRVNISLDSMKQERFAKITRGGDVSKVLAGLEASFRVGFNPIKLNVVLMNRFNDDEVDDFLRMTLEREVHVRFIEYMPIGHDDNGWRDLYLPLEYVKERCEAMGMTPEPTQSVFGNGPAEYFRLPGAKGSFGLIHPVSDHFCESCNRLRLTADGNIKPCLFWQDEFNVRKYIGDEQALEDLFFRALDIKPESHEMAKVLFGEELSHEPTVRRMSQIGG, encoded by the coding sequence ATGGAACCATTGGCAGTCGTACCTTACACAGTGAATCGTACATTGACGGACAAGTTTGGAAGAGTTCATGACTACCTGCGGATTTCCCTGACCGACAGGTGCAATCTGCGCTGCGTGTACTGCATGCCGGAAGAAGGCATGCAGTTCATGGAAAACGACAAACATCTCACGTTTGACGAAATTGAAGCCGTGGTCCGCATGGCAGCGAAGCTGGGAGTTCGCCGCTTGCGCCTGACAGGCGGAGAGCCGCTGGTTCGGCCCAATGTGGAGAAGCTTGTCAGCCGTCTGTCTGCCATCCCGGGAATTGAAGACATTGCGCTGACGACCAATGGAATCTTCCTGGCGCAGAAGGCAGAGAAGCTGAGGAAGGCCGGAGTGACCCGCGTCAACATCTCACTGGATTCCATGAAGCAGGAACGATTCGCAAAGATTACGCGAGGCGGCGATGTCAGCAAGGTTCTGGCCGGACTGGAGGCTTCGTTTAGGGTCGGTTTCAACCCGATCAAGCTGAATGTCGTCCTTATGAACCGGTTCAACGATGATGAAGTGGATGATTTCCTCCGCATGACCCTGGAACGGGAGGTTCATGTTCGCTTTATCGAATACATGCCGATTGGACACGATGATAACGGCTGGCGGGACTTGTATCTGCCGCTGGAATATGTAAAGGAAAGATGTGAAGCCATGGGAATGACGCCCGAGCCAACTCAGTCGGTGTTTGGCAACGGCCCGGCCGAGTACTTCAGGCTGCCTGGCGCAAAGGGATCCTTTGGTTTGATTCACCCGGTCAGCGATCATTTTTGCGAGAGCTGCAACCGGTTGCGTTTGACTGCCGACGGCAACATCAAGCCTTGTCTGTTCTGGCAGGATGAATTCAATGTCCGCAAATATATCGGGGATGAGCAAGCGTTGGAAGACTTGTTTTTCCGTGCGCTTGACATCAAGCCGGAGAGCCATGAAATGGCCAAGGTGTTGTTTGGCGAAGAATTGAGTCACGAACCCACGGTAAGGCGGATGTCGCAAATCGGCGGGTAA
- a CDS encoding glycosyltransferase family 2 protein: MRVGVIIPAYNEAERIGATIQAVQSLPEVNEVLVVDDGSTDDTTSESLRAGARVVWHQRNYGKGQALRTGFQSIQSDIVVVVDADMGEGACEIRKLIQPVMEGVSDLTIAAFPPPEGKNGFGLVKGLAVWGIRRLTGFVASSPLSGQRAFRKEIISRLSLSDGYGAEVAMTIDVLRAGFRVSEVPVAMYNREYGRTLRGFLHRGRQFVHVLRALAERWEDSGEMPSAEEPTSSWR, translated from the coding sequence ATGCGTGTAGGGGTGATTATCCCTGCCTATAACGAAGCGGAGCGCATTGGCGCTACCATTCAGGCAGTTCAATCCTTGCCCGAAGTGAACGAAGTGCTGGTCGTGGATGACGGATCGACAGATGACACCACATCCGAATCACTCCGGGCGGGAGCCCGTGTGGTTTGGCACCAGCGGAACTATGGCAAAGGTCAGGCGTTGCGCACCGGTTTTCAGTCCATTCAAAGCGACATTGTGGTGGTTGTGGACGCGGATATGGGAGAAGGGGCCTGCGAAATCCGCAAGCTGATCCAACCTGTAATGGAAGGTGTCTCGGATCTGACCATTGCTGCCTTTCCGCCACCGGAAGGGAAAAACGGGTTTGGCCTGGTAAAAGGGCTGGCCGTTTGGGGAATCAGAAGGTTGACCGGGTTCGTCGCCAGTTCCCCGCTGTCCGGCCAACGGGCCTTTCGCAAAGAGATAATCAGCCGCCTCTCCCTGTCGGACGGATATGGGGCTGAAGTTGCCATGACAATCGACGTCTTGCGGGCGGGATTTCGCGTGAGTGAGGTTCCGGTGGCCATGTACAACAGGGAGTATGGAAGGACACTTAGGGGGTTTTTGCATAGGGGAAGACAATTTGTTCATGTTCTGAGGGCACTGGCGGAGCGCTGGGAGGATTCCGGAGAAATGCCGTCAGCGGAAGAACCCACATCCAGTTGGAGGTAG
- the moaD gene encoding molybdopterin converting factor subunit 1, with protein sequence MTLKVRFFAGVAEATGQREYTVSLEEGATVADLLAKLQEAFPNAADLLAKSFFSVNQEYADFHTVIRNGDELAVIPPVSGGSGADARFEITSEPLSADKIIQKVSNPYAGAILTFVGTVREFTHGQRTVLLEYEAYPEMAVKKMAEIAAEIEEKWPGTQVAISHRIGRLEIEEASVMIAVATPHRAASFEAGRYAIERLKQVVPIWKKEIWEDGSEWKGHQQGPWNPLVNPLE encoded by the coding sequence ATGACATTGAAAGTTCGATTTTTTGCAGGTGTCGCGGAAGCGACCGGACAGCGGGAATATACGGTATCTTTGGAAGAAGGTGCAACTGTTGCGGATCTGCTTGCCAAACTGCAAGAGGCATTCCCAAATGCGGCCGATCTTTTGGCAAAAAGTTTTTTTTCGGTCAATCAGGAATATGCCGATTTTCATACCGTAATCAGAAACGGGGATGAGCTTGCCGTAATCCCGCCTGTATCCGGTGGTTCCGGAGCCGATGCCCGCTTTGAGATTACTTCGGAGCCGTTATCAGCCGACAAAATCATACAAAAGGTATCCAATCCCTATGCGGGTGCCATTCTTACCTTTGTGGGAACCGTTCGGGAGTTTACCCACGGACAGCGTACGGTGCTGTTAGAGTACGAAGCCTATCCCGAAATGGCTGTGAAGAAAATGGCGGAGATTGCAGCCGAAATTGAAGAAAAATGGCCTGGCACACAAGTGGCCATCAGTCATCGGATCGGAAGACTGGAGATTGAGGAAGCTTCCGTCATGATCGCGGTGGCAACCCCCCACCGGGCTGCCTCCTTTGAAGCGGGCCGCTATGCGATTGAACGATTGAAGCAGGTCGTGCCCATCTGGAAAAAAGAAATTTGGGAAGACGGCTCGGAGTGGAAAGGACACCAGCAAGGCCCCTGGAATCCGCTGGTGAATCCCCTGGAGTAA
- the moaC gene encoding cyclic pyranopterin monophosphate synthase MoaC, whose protein sequence is MTKELTHFNEQGRAHMVDVSDKQITQRTATAYARITMLPETLTRIREGKMAKGDVLGVAQVAGIMAAKKTSDIIPMCHPLPLTKVDIRFEERPEENALDIYGTCRVTGVTGVEMEALTAVSVSALTVYDMCKAIDKGMVISNICLLEKTGGKSGDYRRGNI, encoded by the coding sequence ATGACCAAGGAATTGACGCATTTCAACGAACAAGGGCGCGCCCATATGGTAGACGTCTCGGACAAACAGATAACGCAGCGTACAGCCACTGCCTATGCAAGAATTACCATGCTGCCTGAAACTCTCACCCGGATCCGGGAAGGGAAGATGGCGAAAGGGGACGTACTGGGAGTGGCTCAGGTTGCCGGCATTATGGCTGCCAAGAAGACATCCGACATCATTCCCATGTGTCATCCTTTGCCGTTAACCAAGGTGGACATCCGGTTTGAGGAACGTCCCGAAGAGAATGCCCTCGACATTTACGGCACCTGTAGGGTTACAGGTGTCACAGGAGTGGAAATGGAAGCGTTGACTGCAGTTTCCGTGTCCGCCCTGACGGTATACGACATGTGCAAGGCCATTGATAAAGGCATGGTGATCTCCAATATTTGTTTACTGGAGAAAACAGGCGGCAAGAGCGGAGACTATCGGCGCGGCAATATCTGA
- the steA gene encoding putative cytokinetic ring protein SteA → MATVSKLQRTEPVRAAGYVRCDTKTKHLIPRLRPFEIAILAHEDLDEIAAKGLIEARVSAVVNTRCSMTGRYPNRGPLLLLQAGIPLLDMVENDIDDEVPSLLDVVQDGDFMTIIGGSLYVQDRYAGQGKMVTLEEIGQRMAIARMNSSTELHRFLDNTLQHAAREKDFFLGPLPVPDLKVRIQGRHALVVVRGSTYQEDLQTIAHYIKEQKPVVIGVDGGADALLQAGFHPDLIVGDMDSVTDKALTCGAELLVHAYTDGRAPGLKRVQSLGLKAHIYAAPGTSEDIAMLVAHEMGASLIVAVGTHTNMIDFLEKGRKGMASTLLTRLRVGPKLVDAKGVSQLYQTSMTWKSLAVVMVASLIPVAVLAAVNPVVRNILRILYLKLKLLFV, encoded by the coding sequence ATGGCGACGGTTTCTAAACTTCAACGGACCGAACCGGTTCGCGCAGCCGGATATGTGCGCTGTGACACCAAAACCAAGCATTTGATTCCCCGCTTGCGGCCTTTTGAAATTGCCATACTGGCCCATGAAGATCTGGATGAGATCGCGGCCAAGGGATTGATTGAAGCAAGGGTCTCCGCAGTTGTCAACACCAGATGTTCCATGACGGGACGTTACCCGAACCGGGGTCCGTTGTTGTTGCTTCAAGCAGGTATTCCACTCCTTGATATGGTCGAAAACGACATTGACGATGAAGTGCCGAGTCTGTTGGATGTGGTCCAAGACGGCGATTTTATGACGATTATTGGCGGGTCTCTCTATGTTCAGGATCGTTATGCAGGCCAGGGAAAAATGGTGACTCTGGAAGAAATCGGTCAGAGAATGGCGATTGCAAGAATGAATTCCTCCACCGAACTCCACCGGTTTCTTGATAACACTTTGCAGCACGCAGCCCGTGAGAAGGACTTTTTCCTGGGTCCCTTGCCCGTACCCGACCTGAAGGTCCGGATACAGGGAAGACATGCTCTGGTCGTGGTGCGCGGCAGCACATACCAGGAGGATCTGCAAACGATCGCCCATTACATAAAAGAACAAAAACCGGTCGTAATCGGTGTTGACGGGGGGGCGGACGCTTTGCTTCAAGCCGGTTTTCACCCGGATCTGATCGTAGGGGACATGGACTCTGTAACGGACAAAGCGTTGACCTGTGGAGCGGAACTGTTGGTTCATGCATATACGGACGGACGGGCTCCCGGATTGAAACGGGTGCAAAGTCTGGGATTGAAGGCCCACATATACGCGGCACCCGGCACCAGTGAAGATATTGCCATGCTGGTGGCGCATGAAATGGGAGCGTCTTTGATTGTCGCCGTTGGGACTCATACGAATATGATAGATTTTCTCGAAAAAGGGAGGAAAGGTATGGCCAGCACACTTTTGACCCGGTTGCGTGTCGGCCCCAAACTGGTTGATGCAAAGGGTGTCAGCCAATTGTACCAGACAAGCATGACCTGGAAATCCCTTGCCGTGGTGATGGTGGCAAGTCTCATACCGGTGGCGGTGTTGGCGGCCGTCAATCCGGTCGTTCGAAATATCCTTCGAATTCTCTATTTGAAATTGAAACTGTTGTTTGTTTAG
- a CDS encoding PAS domain-containing protein — MKRVLLVGAGKGGTSILRVLTERGRIQVVGVADLDESAPGIRLAKKMGIPTSSSFESFLDDRLDLIIEATGSEDAFQSISLRKPDQALLIPGDIAQLLISLIEDKERLIKRLTQQRHELDVILNSTHDGMIAVDRQGIITLFNAAAERITGITAEAAIGRAARDVIPNTRLHFVLQSGHPELNQLQSLGNTRIITNRVPVTDDKAVIIGAVAVFRDVTEVQELVAEVTNLKEIQSLLSAIINSTQDAISVVDERGHGLLINPAYTRLTGLTQNEVIGKPATVDIAEGESMHMRVLKTGQPVRGVQMKVGPNRREVMVNVAPVLVKGQLKGSVAVIQDI; from the coding sequence ATGAAACGGGTTCTGTTGGTTGGAGCCGGCAAAGGAGGCACTTCCATTCTTCGGGTCTTAACGGAAAGAGGAAGGATTCAGGTGGTTGGAGTTGCGGATTTGGATGAGAGCGCGCCCGGAATCCGGTTGGCCAAAAAAATGGGCATTCCCACAAGCAGTTCTTTTGAATCCTTCCTGGACGACCGATTGGATCTGATAATCGAAGCAACCGGTTCGGAGGATGCGTTTCAGTCGATCTCACTCCGGAAACCTGATCAGGCATTGCTCATTCCCGGAGATATCGCGCAACTGCTGATCTCCCTGATTGAGGACAAGGAGCGGTTGATTAAACGCTTGACGCAGCAGCGTCACGAATTGGACGTTATATTGAATTCCACCCATGACGGTATGATTGCCGTAGATCGCCAAGGGATCATCACGCTGTTTAATGCTGCCGCCGAGCGGATTACCGGTATCACGGCCGAAGCGGCCATTGGCCGGGCGGCTCGAGACGTGATTCCCAACACACGGCTTCACTTCGTGCTTCAATCAGGACATCCGGAATTGAACCAGCTTCAATCGCTTGGGAACACAAGGATTATTACAAATCGGGTACCGGTGACTGATGACAAAGCGGTTATCATTGGGGCCGTGGCCGTATTCCGTGATGTGACGGAAGTGCAGGAATTGGTCGCTGAAGTGACCAATTTGAAAGAAATCCAATCTCTTCTCAGCGCCATTATCAATTCTACGCAAGACGCGATTTCGGTTGTGGACGAAAGGGGGCACGGACTGCTGATTAACCCTGCCTATACCCGTTTGACCGGACTGACGCAAAACGAAGTAATCGGGAAACCGGCAACAGTCGATATTGCCGAGGGGGAGAGCATGCATATGCGGGTTCTGAAGACCGGACAACCGGTACGGGGTGTTCAGATGAAAGTGGGTCCCAACCGAAGGGAAGTCATGGTCAACGTTGCCCCGGTATTGGTAAAAGGGCAATTGAAAGGCAGTGTGGCGGTCATTCAGGACATCT
- a CDS encoding thiamine pyrophosphate-dependent dehydrogenase E1 component subunit alpha, whose product MNKHEELGLSKDQLLEMYSYMLLARRLDERQWLLNRAGKVPFVISCQGQEAAQIGAAYALDRQNDYVCPYYRDLGVVLVFGQTARDTMMAAFAKPEDPNSGGRQMPGHFGGKKYRIVTGSSPVATQVPHAVGIALAAKMRGEQTVAFTSLGEGSTNQGDFHEACNFAGVHKLPVIFYVENNKYAISVPISKQLACENVADRALGYGMPGVIVDGNDVLEVYRVFKEARERAVRGEGPTLIEAKTYRLVPHSSDDDDRSYRSREEVEEAKKRDPILKFREYLMQQGFLTEELAQQFEERVMKEVNEATEAAEKAPYAEPESALLHVYAD is encoded by the coding sequence ATGAACAAGCATGAAGAGTTAGGTCTGTCGAAAGACCAATTGCTGGAGATGTATTCTTACATGCTGCTGGCACGGCGTCTGGATGAGCGCCAGTGGCTGCTGAACCGTGCAGGAAAGGTTCCGTTTGTGATTTCCTGCCAGGGGCAGGAAGCTGCCCAGATTGGAGCCGCTTATGCCTTGGACAGACAAAACGATTACGTTTGTCCTTATTATCGGGATTTAGGTGTTGTTCTGGTGTTCGGCCAAACGGCAAGGGACACGATGATGGCCGCTTTTGCCAAACCTGAAGATCCCAATTCGGGCGGGCGGCAAATGCCGGGACATTTCGGCGGAAAAAAATACCGCATTGTAACGGGGTCCTCCCCAGTGGCGACACAGGTTCCCCATGCGGTGGGGATTGCCCTTGCGGCCAAAATGCGCGGGGAGCAAACAGTGGCATTTACTTCCCTTGGCGAAGGCTCAACCAACCAGGGGGATTTTCACGAGGCGTGCAACTTTGCGGGTGTTCACAAGCTGCCGGTAATCTTTTACGTGGAGAACAACAAATACGCCATTTCCGTTCCGATCAGCAAGCAGTTGGCCTGTGAAAATGTGGCTGATCGTGCTTTGGGGTACGGAATGCCCGGCGTAATCGTTGACGGAAACGACGTGCTGGAAGTCTATCGGGTGTTCAAGGAAGCGCGGGAACGTGCCGTCAGAGGGGAGGGGCCCACTTTGATTGAAGCCAAGACCTATCGTTTGGTTCCGCATTCCTCCGACGATGACGACCGCAGCTACCGTTCGCGGGAAGAAGTGGAAGAGGCGAAGAAGAGAGACCCGATCCTGAAGTTCAGGGAGTACCTGATGCAGCAAGGATTCCTGACGGAAGAACTGGCCCAACAGTTCGAGGAGCGCGTGATGAAAGAAGTGAACGAAGCGACGGAAGCGGCGGAAAAAGCGCCTTATGCCGAACCGGAAAGCGCGCTGCTGCATGTGTACGCCGACTAA
- a CDS encoding sigma-54 interaction domain-containing protein, which produces EIKKLTEELDQAKKLIRKLEAKYTFDDIIGTSGEMQMAIEQAKVAAQTPATVLLRGESGTGKEMFAHAIHSDSVRRYNQFVRVNCAAISETLLESELFGYVEGAFTGAVRGGKKGLFEEASGGTIFLDEIGELSVSTQAKILRVLQEKEILRVGSSKPVSVDVRVIAATHVDLEQAIRNGRFREDLYYRLNVLPIVIPPLRTRKQDLPALCMRLIHKFNQEYGRNVERISESALARLMQYDWPGNVRELENVLGRAIINMQFTETVIEAEHLPELQQHRQQQESKKGWTDQGETVQTLDAVLSEVERNHILKALHAASGNKTKASQMLGVSVRHLYNKLEKFNIKV; this is translated from the coding sequence CAGAAATCAAAAAATTGACCGAAGAACTGGACCAAGCCAAAAAGCTGATCCGCAAACTGGAGGCAAAATACACGTTTGACGATATCATTGGGACATCCGGTGAAATGCAGATGGCCATCGAGCAGGCGAAAGTTGCGGCCCAAACTCCTGCTACCGTTCTGCTCCGGGGAGAATCGGGAACCGGGAAGGAAATGTTTGCTCACGCCATTCACAGCGACTCGGTCCGGCGATATAACCAGTTTGTGCGGGTAAACTGTGCCGCCATCTCGGAGACACTTCTCGAAAGCGAATTGTTCGGGTATGTGGAAGGGGCATTTACCGGCGCCGTACGCGGAGGAAAGAAGGGGTTGTTTGAAGAGGCTTCGGGCGGAACCATTTTCCTTGATGAGATTGGAGAACTGTCGGTCAGCACCCAGGCAAAGATTTTGCGCGTGCTCCAGGAGAAAGAAATCCTGCGAGTCGGTTCTTCCAAACCTGTCTCTGTGGATGTGCGGGTGATTGCCGCCACACATGTGGATCTGGAACAGGCAATACGCAACGGACGTTTCCGGGAGGATCTTTACTACCGCCTGAACGTCTTGCCCATAGTGATTCCGCCCTTGCGGACCCGCAAACAGGATTTGCCTGCTCTTTGCATGAGGCTGATTCACAAGTTCAATCAGGAATACGGACGGAATGTGGAAAGGATTTCTGAAAGTGCCCTGGCCCGGCTGATGCAGTACGATTGGCCCGGCAATGTGCGGGAGTTGGAAAACGTCCTCGGCCGCGCCATCATCAATATGCAATTTACGGAAACTGTCATTGAAGCGGAACACCTGCCGGAACTTCAACAGCACAGACAGCAGCAAGAATCCAAGAAGGGGTGGACAGACCAGGGAGAAACTGTTCAAACACTTGACGCGGTATTGTCCGAGGTTGAACGAAACCATATACTGAAAGCCTTGCATGCGGCTTCGGGAAACAAAACGAAAGCGTCACAGATGCTGGGAGTCTCCGTGCGGCATCTGTACAACAAGCTGGAAAAGTTCAATATCAAAGTGTAA
- a CDS encoding DUF2627 family protein produces the protein MLRLVSWIILISIFLLAGYGLNMIRVAVMDNIADPSVIIWWRVLIGSILMVGGLFFLGGFIYYRDKKRGIVRKPAWKIEQEIKKKGRQ, from the coding sequence ATGCTTCGCTTGGTGTCATGGATCATCTTGATTTCGATTTTTCTGTTGGCCGGGTACGGGCTCAACATGATCAGGGTGGCCGTTATGGATAATATCGCAGATCCGTCGGTTATCATCTGGTGGCGCGTTCTGATAGGCAGCATTCTGATGGTTGGCGGACTGTTCTTTCTTGGCGGCTTCATCTACTACCGGGACAAGAAGCGTGGCATTGTCCGCAAGCCTGCCTGGAAGATCGAACAGGAAATAAAGAAAAAAGGCCGGCAATAA
- a CDS encoding copper transporter, translated as MYGYRYHLTTIIAVFMALGIGILLGGSAGQELFPKEQLSLMNRLEEKYNAARAENVKYNRKVTELMRQTSQLDHALGQLANSYMKQKLTGKKIVLIQMEKGDPARVADWLQSSGAQVQAVIRVKDPELVLDAASLPVLAQGLGLPGETNGTMVLAHSAKSLADSIAGISIANWPGILKEKGWIDIQGHLGTPPDAVLLLSGPGRSPQLRLQLFDVPLIKEILKQNLRVIGTERTDNEISAIPAYRNLGISTVDNLDQASGLLAAAELISGKEGNFGIKPTAQSLLPMWDNQPIGASAGGD; from the coding sequence GTGTACGGGTACCGTTACCATCTTACCACGATCATTGCAGTCTTTATGGCGTTGGGAATTGGCATTTTGTTGGGAGGTTCCGCAGGTCAGGAATTGTTTCCGAAAGAGCAGTTGTCCCTGATGAACCGCCTGGAAGAGAAATATAACGCCGCAAGGGCCGAGAATGTGAAATATAACCGCAAAGTAACGGAATTGATGCGACAGACCAGCCAATTGGATCACGCCTTGGGGCAGTTGGCCAATTCTTATATGAAGCAGAAATTGACGGGCAAGAAGATTGTCCTGATCCAGATGGAAAAAGGAGACCCGGCAAGAGTGGCTGACTGGCTGCAAAGTTCGGGGGCACAGGTGCAGGCGGTGATCAGAGTGAAAGACCCGGAACTTGTGCTTGACGCGGCCTCCTTGCCGGTGCTTGCGCAGGGCCTGGGGTTGCCAGGTGAAACGAACGGCACCATGGTACTCGCTCATTCGGCCAAGTCGCTGGCTGACAGCATAGCCGGAATCTCAATCGCCAATTGGCCAGGAATTCTAAAGGAAAAAGGCTGGATCGACATTCAAGGGCATTTGGGCACACCTCCAGATGCCGTTCTTCTGTTGTCGGGACCGGGTCGCAGCCCGCAGCTGCGGCTTCAACTGTTTGATGTTCCGTTAATCAAAGAGATCCTCAAACAAAATCTGCGTGTGATCGGTACCGAAAGAACCGACAATGAAATATCAGCCATACCGGCTTACCGGAACCTTGGGATTTCCACGGTGGACAATCTGGATCAAGCCAGCGGCCTGCTGGCGGCTGCTGAACTGATAAGCGGAAAAGAAGGAAACTTCGGTATCAAACCAACAGCCCAGTCTTTGCTGCCCATGTGGGATAACCAACCGATTGGGGCATCTGCGGGAGGCGATTAA
- a CDS encoding ThiF family adenylyltransferase, which produces MDATRYSRQILFAPIGEEGQQKLLKSRVAVVGMGALGTVLANHMVRAGVGYVRIIDRDFVEPSNLQRQMLYDENDAREGLPKAAAAAEKLRTINSGVSVEPVIADLTWHNAESLLSDVDLVLDGTDNFQVRFLINDVCVKHGIPWIYGGGVSAHGMTVTIRPGITPCLRCLFESAPAPGTTQTCDTAGVIGPLIHIVASFQAVEAMKLLVGDRESLRPSMLNISVWDHYLTEVNVAKAKRADCPCCGKREFDYLEPRSGTEPTNLCGRDTVQISPVSDMQLNLDLLESRLSKLGLVERNKFLLRFQIGGQRLVIFPDGRVLVQGTNDPTVARSLYAKYIGS; this is translated from the coding sequence ATGGATGCAACACGTTATTCCAGACAAATTCTGTTTGCTCCAATTGGAGAAGAAGGCCAACAAAAGCTGTTGAAAAGCCGGGTGGCAGTAGTCGGCATGGGAGCCCTTGGCACTGTGCTGGCCAATCATATGGTCAGGGCCGGCGTTGGTTATGTCCGTATCATTGACCGTGACTTTGTTGAACCCAGCAACCTGCAGCGACAAATGTTGTATGACGAGAACGATGCCAGGGAAGGGCTGCCAAAAGCTGCGGCTGCCGCCGAAAAACTTCGAACAATCAACTCCGGTGTGTCGGTGGAACCCGTAATTGCCGATCTGACTTGGCACAACGCCGAATCTTTGCTGTCGGACGTGGACCTGGTCCTGGACGGCACCGATAACTTTCAAGTTCGCTTCTTAATTAACGACGTATGTGTCAAACACGGAATCCCTTGGATTTATGGCGGCGGTGTGAGCGCGCATGGAATGACGGTGACGATCCGCCCGGGTATCACCCCTTGCCTGCGATGCCTGTTTGAATCGGCACCTGCTCCCGGTACCACGCAGACCTGTGACACTGCCGGCGTGATTGGACCTTTGATACACATCGTGGCATCGTTTCAGGCTGTTGAAGCGATGAAACTGCTTGTTGGTGATAGGGAATCGCTTCGCCCCTCCATGCTGAACATCTCCGTTTGGGATCATTACCTGACAGAAGTGAATGTGGCCAAAGCCAAAAGAGCCGATTGTCCCTGTTGCGGCAAACGGGAATTTGATTACTTGGAGCCTCGCTCCGGTACGGAACCTACCAATTTGTGCGGGCGGGACACTGTCCAGATCTCACCTGTTTCCGATATGCAACTCAACTTGGATCTTCTGGAGAGCCGGTTGTCAAAATTGGGTTTGGTGGAACGGAACAAATTTCTGCTCCGGTTCCAAATTGGCGGACAGCGGCTTGTCATATTCCCGGATGGCCGCGTCCTGGTCCAGGGAACCAACGACCCGACAGTGGCCAGAAGTTTGTATGCCAAATATATCGGCTCTTGA
- a CDS encoding Glu/Leu/Phe/Val family dehydrogenase, giving the protein MQQYDYEQLVFCQDEASGLKAIIAIHDTTLGPALGGCRMWTYASESDAIEDALRLARGMTYKAAAAGLNLGGGKTVVIGNPRTDKSEALFRALGRYIQGLNGRYVTAEDVGTTVHDMDIIHQETRFVTGVSEAFGSSGNPSPMTALGVFRGIQATAKEAFGSDSLAGKTVAVQGVGNVGYYLCKHLHEAGAKLIVTDINEENLTRVRNEFGAEVVSPSAIFGVECDIFAPCALGAVLNDETIPQLKCKIVAGSANNQLKEERHGDRLEELGILYAPDYVINAGGLINVADELEGYNADRARKKVENIYNILLNVYQIAKAEGIPTYKAADRLAEKRIEALRRSRSTFLMNERNLLQK; this is encoded by the coding sequence ATGCAGCAATACGACTACGAACAACTCGTGTTTTGTCAGGACGAAGCTTCCGGCTTGAAAGCGATCATTGCCATCCATGACACGACATTGGGACCTGCATTGGGGGGCTGCAGGATGTGGACATACGCATCAGAATCGGATGCAATAGAAGACGCTTTGCGTTTGGCGCGAGGAATGACGTATAAAGCGGCTGCAGCCGGCTTGAATCTGGGCGGGGGAAAGACTGTCGTGATCGGCAATCCGAGAACTGACAAGAGCGAAGCTCTGTTTCGTGCCTTGGGCCGGTATATACAGGGGCTGAACGGACGGTATGTCACTGCCGAAGACGTGGGCACCACCGTCCATGACATGGATATCATCCATCAGGAAACCCGGTTTGTAACTGGTGTTTCGGAAGCTTTCGGTTCCTCCGGCAACCCGTCTCCCATGACGGCGCTTGGAGTTTTTCGCGGGATTCAAGCTACCGCCAAGGAAGCCTTTGGCTCCGATTCGCTTGCAGGCAAAACAGTTGCCGTTCAGGGTGTCGGAAACGTCGGATATTATCTTTGCAAACACCTGCATGAGGCGGGAGCCAAGCTGATAGTAACAGACATCAATGAGGAAAACCTGACCCGGGTGCGCAACGAGTTCGGGGCTGAGGTTGTGTCGCCATCCGCCATATTTGGGGTAGAGTGCGATATCTTTGCGCCCTGCGCATTGGGGGCGGTTCTTAACGATGAAACAATCCCCCAGCTCAAATGCAAAATCGTTGCGGGTTCGGCCAACAACCAGCTAAAAGAGGAGCGGCACGGGGATCGCCTGGAAGAGCTCGGCATCCTATATGCCCCCGATTATGTCATAAATGCAGGCGGCTTGATCAATGTGGCGGATGAACTGGAAGGGTACAATGCCGATCGGGCCAGAAAAAAAGTGGAAAACATCTATAACATTCTGCTCAATGTGTATCAAATTGCCAAGGCAGAAGGGATTCCCACCTACAAAGCGGCCGATCGCTTGGCTGAGAAAAGAATCGAAGCATTGCGCCGTTCACGCAGCACTTTCCTGATGAACGAACGGAACCTTTTGCAGAAATAA